TACAGGTTACATCCATGTAAATCTTACACTTGGTCCGGTTAAGAAGCAAGTATATCCCATATGAAGTTATTTTTTGAAGAAGAATATCCATGTAAGAGTAGATGTGTATGGTGTTGAATCTGTCCACTGTATGTATTCTGTTGCCTTGTGGTGGATCCAGACTGGCGCCAGAGGATTCAACATGCTTGGTCCAAGGTGAGTTGAACACCAGCCAGAAAAACATGTGAAATTTTCAGTCAAACTAACAGCCAAGCACACCTTCGGTTGACATGAGGGAACAATCGATATGATGTCTATTTCTACTCCAACTACAGAGATGATAAGCTTCCTGTTTTAACAAAGTTTAGTCTCACCTGGATAAGAAATGAAAATTAGATGGCCATGGAAAAGCGAGAGAACACCGGCTCACACTCAATAAGAAAGTGTCTGGAATGTGATTCTGTAACACCACAGAGCTTGCCGGCCATAAACCACTGAAATTGTCCGGTCCCTTCATAATCATAAAGGAAAGAAGAACCGATTTTGCAGTTTCTCCAACCACCTGGCTTGCTCTGAATTTGCACTGCAGCTTGCAAGTCTGAACAATCAAATCGAtgacagaaaagaaaagttgcaCAAATCTCACTTTCCTATCGGCCCTTCATTTATACCTCAGCTCCCCATAAAAATTTTTTATACCTCAGCTATTTTCCTGTTCCGTTGAATGATTCTTTTAGAAATTCTTAGGTCCTGTTCCGTTGAATGATTTGTCATGTCCTAATCATAGGACATTCTTAGGTCCTGTTCCGTTGAATGATTCTTTTAGAAATTCAGGTAACCTTCAATTCTTTCACATCATCTAAATTTCTTAATCTTCATTGTGCAATCAAAGCAGCTCTCTGCTCTATAATAGCTTAGCTGTCTATATTTGACATGCTGATTTTTATGTTGGTCCCTGGTGAAATAATGAAGACATGAAACCACAAATGCACACAAGaaaagtgattttttttacgaacCTCGCCAGTGGTCACTGGTCAGGGTACAGTAATTTTGTTGATGAACCTCATTAGAAGGCAGGGTGTTCCTGAATGTCAGATATAGAGAGAAAATGGAAAAGGAATACGAAGTTTGGCTTGGTTTATAAGGAAAACTCGGCCTCAAACCTCACAGAATaggtaaaaaaatgaaaagtagGTGACAAGTATATGATGCCTCCAATTGCCTGCCAGACACGCTGCTTTTCAAGGTCTACATATTAATCAAGTCACTGGCATAATTTTGGATTGCAATCGGATTTTAGTGCTGCGCAAATGCGCTGTCGCTttcttaagaaaaaaaaatagctgtCTTAACTGGTAAGTCTCTGCTATTTTTCCAACTAAGTTAACTCACTGATGGGAGGAAAAAAGAATGGATGATAAAGTGGTAAATTATGAAAGCAACTATTTATCAAGCCGCAGGAGCTCAGTTAAAATTACTACATGTTGGGCAGCAAAAGTGGGAACAGAGCTGCATACACAGACAGAAAACTGGACAGATTGCACACCTGTATACTTACGGTTGGACTGTCAGAGAAGTTATGTATTGTGTTTCTTCCTGTCATTTCGGTTTTACATACCACTTTCTCTAAACTTCGTCTAATCTATTCATAACGCCAATTCCTACCAAAGCAAACATGATCTTCACTTGCGGAAATTTGACAAATATAGCATGGATATCATTTCTGGGCTAGCTCAACATAATAGTGTCCTTGTCCCTGTTGCCTTTCCTTTCACCTATCATTGCCAAATTCATCTGAAAGCCACTTGTGCTGTGCTTACCCTATTCATCAAtctaatgcatgcatgacttTATTTTTTAAGTggaaatgcatgcatgaattgaTGCAACAAAAATGAAGAATTGTCATGTACGTTCGTACCTTATGGACCCCCTAAAGCATCTCCAAGAACTAACCCAAACATTGCTGCTGCAACAGgtgacatgcacggttaatgaatttgatcatatcttgTCTTTCTGCACAAAGGTACAAGCAAGGCACTATCATACTGCTTGTTGAGTTTGTCCCCATCTATTCCTGTCCATAAACTCGAATATTACTGTTTTAAGCTAAGTTAGGAGCgtgcttctttttcctttttgctaGCCTAGGTTTGGTTTTGCTTCCTGTTTTTGGTTTCAGCTGCGGGTCTCCTGTTATCTGGATGTTTTcttctaatacaaaatgacATGCAATTGGACGCATGTTcgaggaaaaaataaaagctCAGTCTTAGTAGCGAAAGcacatgacaaaagaaatgGTTTTGATCACAATTCAAAATTCCATAATAAACATTTTTACTCCAATGACATGTGTGTCTAAGTAATGCAAAATGACTTCTGCATAGAGCATCATAAAACATTGCGAATCCTCCCATGTGAGGGTGACCATTATGAAGTAATGGCGTCAGGTTGTGTACTAATTAAGGTCCGACAAAGTTGGTCCAGTTCCTACAAAAATGCATTGCAGTTCCACATACCTCTATTTCTTATTGAATGACGGACACAGATTCTCTAGGTACGAACAATCTGAAAGTGCATGCGCCATAAATTAAGCTGATATAAAACTATGGCTTGAACTGTTCCTTGTCCTAAGGAAATATGATCACTGAATTTTTATGATGTTATCTGTCAGAGTAGAGTGGTGTCCATTTATTTCGTTATTATGAGAGAGGAAGACAAGGATGATACAAAGTCTCCAAAAAACGGTTTGAGTGATAGCTCTAAATTCTGGCATTTATTTAGGCTGGTCTACCAAGAGAATGAAGGAATGTTAATCTATTGAGATGCACAATTGCAAACTGAAGATCAGCATATATATAATCTAAACGAAAAGGTGAACAGTTGACGCTGATGAAAAAACAGGTAGACTTTTAAATATTCAGAAGATAAGTACTGCTATTTGTCTTTTTCAGTGTACAGATGACAGTGCCAAAATCTTTGCATCTACACACACTATAACATATCTTTTTTTAGTAATGATAATTATAATTGTTTCAGGGCGACATGAGTTCAGAACTTCTAAAACTTCAAAATATCTATCCAGGCACTCGGGGAGAAGCTACCATGCTATCAAAAATCACATCAGAGTTCCAACGAAAATGAACACCAAAACAAAGGTAAAAAAGAGAGCACGGAGCACCACCATATTTTCTATATACATGTTCGGCTTAATAGATCTTGAACGGATTTGAGGGTGCAGCATACCGCCTTTCGAAAATCTCATTACTCGTTGGTTTTGTAAAGGTGGCAGTCCAGGCAACCTTCACCTGCAACTCAGAAGAACCGTGACGGCAGACCTTCTCTTCTTCAGGGTATTCTAGAACGACTGAGGTGTGTTCAGCCTCATCATCAGTAATGAAACAGACATTGAGCACAACTTCATCAGATAAATTGACGTGAAGAGGGACAGCTACCAAGTTACACCTTAAGGCAACAGAACCACTATCTTCAGAAACACAGGCCCCTGCGGCCTTGCTATCATCATACTCATACAGAATGAtatgagtatatatatactgtcGGAATAATTGAACTGCAAAAGTGTTACTTCAGAATCTTTTTTCAGAGGTTGGGAGAAGAATTCACAGGGGAATTCTCTTCATGAAACTGAAACTCTGAAAGGCTGAAACCACAGCGACAGGAGCTTCAATCCTCCTTGCCCTGACGATTCAGATTCCACCCGTCACTATTATCAGGTTCTATATTTCAGCTGTACTGACAGGAGCTTCAAACATATCACATTTACCACTTGTACATATCACATTTTCAGTACCGATAGATATTCTCTATCTTTCCATCATACATAAATGCGGCAGCAAAGCAACCGAACGGATTTTGATTAAAATCGGATTAAAGTAAAATTTGTATTACTGTGACAGTAGTCCAATCAAGCAGAATTTGTATTTAACaaatcattttttgttttatctgATGTCTAGTGAAGTGTTGTAGTAGTAGGAAGAGAACCAGATATTGTAAAAATTTACAGGGATTTCCAAGCGAGTAACAGTTCATCATATTCACAAGTTGGAGTCGACTGAGCCAGCGTCTACACAAAGTCTAACATTGTTTCATCACGAATTCATACTATTTGCAAGCACAAACAACCTAAGTTCATGTGTCCGCCTTGTCCATGTCTGAACATAGTGCTGAAGCTTTGCATATCGGACACCAGTTCTTCTGTCTTAGCCATTCCTTAATGCAGCACACGTGGTACTGATGCTCACACTTCATCCTACCAACTTCTTCATCCTCAATGTATTCCTCCTGCAACACCCAGTCAATGTCAACGAGATACACAAGTAGCACAAAATAATAACAAACCCTGTGTCCAAAAATAGTTACTCGTGATATGAGAACTAATGGCTACATGGATGGGGATAATTTAAAATAAAGCAACTTGCAGAAATTAGAGGGCCGGAAAGACATAAATATAgtacaaaaaaagaagggatgaGCACACCAGCGGTTGTGACATAACATCATGTtgtattctttctttttaaatAAAACATGGTATTCTCAACTTCACCAATAaaacactactccctccgatccataaaaagtgtcgtccacttagtacaaaatggacgacactttttatggatcagagggagtactgaaCAATTTACTTAATTGCGAGGAGTTGTATTCAACATTTTCAAAAGTGTGCAACAGAAACGGTAGCATGCTTGTGCAATAGATATACCTGGCATATGCTGCATTTGATATCATCTAGTACAGCTCTGTTCACTTCTAGCACTGAATTTGCTTCTTTATACACATGTAGATCGAGACATTTCGCAACTTGCTCTTCAGAAAGGGCAGTGCTCACAGAACCAATCCGGTCTTCAAGTTGCAACAATTCCTGACCACAACAGAAGTAGGACAAAACCCAACAGCGTATAAGGTCTGAACCAGTTAAGCAGAACacaatttaaaaaataaacacaGGTAAACTGAATGATGACTAGAGTATCAATTCATTCATTaacaaagaaaagaaccaCTCTAATCAAACTATGATGGGAGAATCAATATTGTGAAAGCAATACCTCATAAGACATGTTGTCAATATCCATTCTCATATCTCTATGCTGATCATGCAAGCCAAGACCACTAAGGAACAGATTAGTTTCCAGCACCAGCAATTGCTGCCAATATTTTGTCCAGAGCACATTTCAGTAACAGGTTGGCAACAAAACATAGAAGAACAGTGCAAACCAAGCGATAGGACTGACCTCGTAAGTCAATTCATCATCTTGTTCAATCCTGTCCAACGCTAGCAACACCTGTACGCAGCAAGCAACCTAATAAAAACACTGTACTGTAAATCCTAAACTGTTTATTTCTTTCTAATGTCAAGACATCCTAGCACCTAATCAAAAACACTGCACACTGTAAATCTACAATAGTTTGATCAACTTCATCCAAAATAAAACCTAAgcacaaaaccacaacaactcagacaaagtttttttttaaataaccTCTGCAACTCCTTCCATGTTTATGCGTCTGTAGCTATCTCCCTCTCCTAGCAGACCATGAAACATTTGTGGAGAGCTTTCCTCTGGACGAAAACTCAAACTGCTCCTTGTTGTCCGATTACTTGAGTCTTGACGACTTGATGAGTAAATTGCATGAGGCAATTGCATTGAGAAAGGCCTTGTTGATCTCTGTGATGGAACTTCATCCAACGAAAATGGCGCCCAATCTTGTTGACGAACCCTTGTAGTGGTCTCACGCAGAGCAAAAACACCATGCTCTGTTTCATCTGGCATCCTCATTCTAGCATGCTGTGTAAAAGGTCGTCTACTTCTTGCTGAATCCGCAGAATCACGAATAATTCTGTTGCTCGTCCTAGTTGTTTGCTGAGAAGCTGATTGTTCAAAAGTTCTGACTCTAGGACCACTAATGCCAGGATACAAGGAAGGTGAATGACTTAAACTAGACTGCCCACTTAAGCCCCTTGATCTTGAAGAGCTCTCTCCATCAGAAGTCCTCTTTCTCGTGGCCTCAGCCCTCTTACTATGAACAGAACTAGATGAAGAACATCCTGACGGTAAAACATCAGATATTGATGTGCAACCAAGGTTTTTTATGCCGCGTCTCTGTACTCCAGTACCAGCCCCATTTGATGTTTTCACACCAATGGCTGAATTTCGAGGTCCAGTAGGCTGATGAACAGAAGTAGATGCAGTTTGAGGTCTACACAAACTGAATTCCTCTTTATCCTTCTGCCTACGTGATTTAGTCCTCAGTGCAGTATTTCTGACTACAGAATCAACTGCATGTGGAGAATTCCCTGAAGAAACAGAAGAATCTAAGACTTCAGGATCTAGCTCTGTTGGCTGATCGCCAGTGGTTGATGTGGATAATGAATCTTCTGACTCAATCTGCTGAACATATGGATGCCCATCATCCTCAACAACAGCTTTCTTGCTACTCTGCAGACGATTGGCATCAGTTCTTCTGTTACTGCTTTCAGCCTTGTTTAAATCTACCAAAAAGGGGCGTCTTAGCTTTTCCTCATAATTCTTTCTGACAGGAGCTTTTGAAGAGCTTGCAGATATAGCCTTAGAGCCTGCTGAATGAAACGGGTCACGCAAATTTCTCGGCTTGTCCTTATTGTCAGCCCATCTGGCTTTCGTGGGGTTAAGCTTTGCGGTGTTTCCTGGCTTATTGTCATACTGGTGTGGCCTCTCCTCATTGCTTTGATTTCTCAAGGAGACGCCAGAACTTCTTCTCAGAACACCAACTGCTGTGGTGGATCTACCAGAGTCCTCCTCCATAGCAACTTTTGCTACAATTCTGCAACCAGAATTTTCCGAAAGTTAGAAACTAACAAGAAATAACTACTTTGTTAATGTTGTCGCAAACAATAGGAAAGAGAACATCAAAGAATGTAAGCGCTTATCTAGAAATGATAACAGTTCAGGCAAGAATATTTGAATCATGTAATGGTACCAATCTCCAATATCATCAAATAATCGATCTTTGCACCTACTGTTAGTTAAGAACATTCAACTTCACTCCAAGGAAGCTAAATAGTGCTACAAGCTCAACGGCTGCATTTCTCTCGTTCCTTTGAAGCTGAAGCAAACCAAATGCAGAAAATATATCCTAAAATGTACTAAATAGATTTTCCTTAAAAGGGGGGACAAAATGAGACCGTCTGTGGCTCTGCGCTATACTGCTATCATTTCGTTCCTTATTATCCAACCAATTGAAACTACCAGACGAATGACATGTCTTGATCAACAGTTTACGTCGAGATACAATGATGCAGAATTTCCTGCTTGGAAGAAAAGGCAGTTTCGGGACCACGCaccatataaaaaaaactgggGTCATCGATGACTACAACATGTGCAAACATCATTCGTCTATCTATCTAGTATCCCAAATGGTGTGATTTCTTTGAAGCtacagaaacaaaagaataatAACTGCCAATCGATTTCCACCAACAAAGAAAAGTTTGCAGGTTACACAATCACATAAAAATCAGAAAACATCTGACAACACCATCTATTCTGCCTTCTGAAACATTTCGAGAGAATCGTgcccaaaaaaaattccagaATCCCTCCTCTCAGCTCACACACACGCATGGATTATTGGACTTATATCGAATCAAAACGATCATACTACAGAATATATGGAAACATACACCAGGCAGACTCCTAACTGAAGacgaagaacaaaaaaaaaaatcgacaCCGAAACAAACCAAATCCGGAATCCAAATGAACCACAGGCCAACAGAGAAAGGGGAATCAACCGCAGATTGAAAAAACACCAAAACGACCTTCTCAACCCCGAATAAAAATCCTCACAAAGAAACGATCAACGAGAACAGCGTCTCCCTGTGCTTCTGCCCTATCTAATCAAATCAAAGGCACGCGGCGCGTCCATCCATTTCGTACCTCCtcgaagcggcggcggcggcggcgcagcggccACCTTTTCCTCCTcgttttcttctcctctcctttcctcGCGAACCGAACGGAAGCCGGAAGGGGAGAGGGGACGACGGCGTGCGGACAGAGAAGATTTGGTCAGATCCGAGGCGATTTATTTAGCAAAACTAGCGCGTTAGCGGGTCGGGTTCATGGGGGCCGATGCAGCTAAACGGAgccccgccgtcgccaccACGTGGCGCGGCTGACTGGGATTCGCGCCGCGCACGCGTCGCGGCCCGCCGGTCCACCCGTCACGGGCTCATGGAGCACGAGAACCCGGGGAGCGTGCTCGCCGGCGGCTTAGCCTGACCGCGTCGCAGGGAACGCACACGGAACAcgggctgccgccgcgggTTTTGTGCAGAAAGAAATCAACGGTTAACCAGAAGCGTTTTAAGAAAATTACTAACCTTTGAACACGTTTTGTGTGTGCGTGATCtttttgaaacaaaagccAAAAGGACACGGGGGAAGCAGTCCTCGTTGGATGGCGAACCCGTGGGAGTGTGGGATCAtctatttttttccaatttttttatgtGCAATTTAGTGATTCGGAGATCGGATAAACCAGCCATGAATGAAAATATCTAAAATAAATTAACAAAACTGACAAGAGTTGCGTCACTCATCATCGTCTTGTTCTGGCGGCGTCAGACATTTAATATTATATTTGAGTGTCGATCCAAAATATTATATTTGAGTTGCTTTGTACTTGTGGCGAACCTCTATAATAGATTTGTGTCATtttcacacacacaaaaaatattgGAACACAAGTAATACATATTTTTGTTAGTTTCAGCATCAGAAATGTCTTTCGAAATTTCATGACAAAGTGGTGTTAGCTATGCATGTCTATCCATCATTTTCCCTTCTTTTAGGGGTCTTGCATCCATTGTAAATCCGTTCATACATCATTGTCTGTGGATCAAATTTGGCAGAGGCAACAAAAGAGAGACACTGGCAGCGGGCAATTTCGATTGCGATGTACATTACTCCTTCAATATAATACTCCtcccgattctaaattgttaccgttattttagtttaaatttgtacTGACAACggcaataatttaggatcggaaggAGAAAAACAGATGTTGCAAATAATATTCCTATTGGACCTTTGTCTGCACCAGTGAGCTTAAGGGACTGTGCTATGGCGCGACTGGTCGCACCGGAGTAAGGGCGCGCGTACGGTTCTCCGAGAATCACGGTGAATCATGCACTCCGAAACAAAAACACCAGGACGTTGTTATCTCACAACTGCGTACACAAACAAAATCAAGAGCATGATGTCTAGagtctgcatgcatgctaacttttgcaaaagtaaatttcaaaatgttaTAACTCTTAAACCGTCTATTCAATTTACGATCCGTTTTCACGGTTAGCTTTGTTTGGACGAGATCTTTGAAACTAGATCACATGTTAGtatgttttgaaaactttttttcGACCTTATAAGTTACCACCCACGAATATATCAAGTTGCCATCCTGTTAGCAATAAGTTACCGTGTTGTAACTTCGTACGAAATATGATGGTAACTTTGCATTAAAATTACCATTCAGTAATATACGAAATTGCCCTCTGTTAGTAATAAAATTAACTTCGATTGATATATGAATTGCCACCTTATTAGTAATAAATTACCATCCAATGATATAAGAAACTATCACTTTAATAGCAATAAAATATCATATGGAAATTTCATACATATTATTGTAGTAAATTGTGTATTAACTCATGGTAACAAAAGAGACTGAAAAAAGTTCATCGAATGATTAATACACTACCGATAATCCGCAAAGAAAATACACTAATGATAAGCCATGCGATGTGAGCAACGAAGACATTCATGTGTGTAACAGACTGatatatgtgcatgcatgcatatacttttgtcaaaatttaacaCTCTCAAATGTTTTAATTTCTAAACCGTGTATCCATAAGaccttcaaaactagatcttGCATTGGAATGTTTCAATAATGTTTTTTATGTTTCAAAGTTACCACCCAATGATAGATGAAATTACCAACCTCCCGAGTAATAAGTTGTCATATGAATCGTCATACTAAACAGGATGATAACTTGTGAGTTAAAGTTGCCatccaataatatatgaagttgtcaccttttttttaacagtTACCATTTGACAACCTAATAAAATAGGGTGGTAACTTGTGAGCTGAAGTTACCATCCTGTAATATATGAGTTTACCAGTGTTTATCAACAGAGTTGACACATGGCAAATTCTTTTTGGTAGATGGCAACTCGTGCACTATCCCTTGGTAACAAAGAGaccggatttttttttatcaaaaccTACCGAAGTAAGATCTAGATTTGAAGCACTCGTCGATACGAAGCCAATGATGAAAACGGATTATGAATCGGGTAGACGATTTGAGCTtaaaaatgttttgaatttcCAAAATCAATTAGTAAAAAGACGTTCATGCATGCTTGTTTGTTTGCATGTTGTCCTACCGAACTCCATGCTAGACCACTACCCACCGCTACTTTTCGCAGACATGAACAAAGCTGATGGTGACATTTCCTTCGCTAAAATCGTACGCGCGTACAGACTAACCTCTCCGAACGGTCTTACTCCGATGCCACGCTAGACGACGAGGCCAATGAAAACAGTAAGCGCAGGGCAACAAAATAAAGAACGTCAGCTCTTTATGATTTAGGGAGCTTAAGTGCTCATGGACTCTATTTAGATTATTGTTTATTTCACTGTCGAAGCCTCTTACAATTTTCCGtcagttcaaaaaaattcttttatttttccatcTCAAAGAGAATTAATTGCTCAGACGGTATCATCGAAGAAGAATCAAATTGCAAAAAGATTTCTCGACCACACGAAATATCTATGTTTCAACTGAATTGTTTGATTACCTATAGCTGCGTGATCGTGAAGCGCCTTGCCCTTTCTATGTGGAGCAAATGGTTGCTCAGGACTGTTAGTATAACTTTACTTCCCAGTAACCACTGCAGCTATCATTTGAAGATCTCTTTCGAGAAAACTTCTCTTTTGAAGATGGGTTGCAGCTACCTTTTTAAGTAGGTAGTCTTTGGTCCAAACACGAGCAGGTAGGAGACTAGCTAGGAGTACGCATGAGATCGGTTGCTACTTCGTTTTCAGATGGAATGTGGATTACTTGGAAATGTCAATCTTATTACAGTCTTAAACCTTTTTTGAAGAATATGTATGTGATAGAAATTTCTTGATTTATCCTGATTCCGTCCAGTTTGTCGTTGACCCGAACCAATCATGCCGTGCCTTTCTTGGCTGGAGCGTGGCAGGCGAGCAAAGTCCTCTGCTGTTGCCGTGCTGTATTGTACAGCTCGGGCAATCAACACGCGTACCACCACTTTGGACCTAATCTTCGACGAGCGTAGCAGAAAGAGGGCGAAACCCCCATCATAGAtggtggccggccggccgggctaGCTGGGCTCGTACCAAACGGCAAGTACGCCGTCAATTTTGCGTAGCCCCATGCCCTGATACGGGCGGCGTacttgccgccggcgccgcgtgCGTATCTGGCGTTTTCCTTTTAAAGTTCAGGATTTCAGGCAAAATCTTTTCCTCCGGGCTACGGGAAGAACAAAATCCCACGATATGGCTCGTGCGATCTTCGCTAGTTGTCCACGTCGTTCCGTCCCTTTCCACGTTCGACGACCTCACACCTCCCTCTGTCTCCCATACCCATTCGGATGGACCAATCATGCATGGTCCAGAAACCCCAACGCATCTGAATTTgcttttcctaaaaaataattaatattTGAATTATTGTTTTCGAGCAACCTAAACGTTTGAGTTATCGCTTTACAAGGAAGCTCCATGGattcactactacagaaagacTTATCaataacggtcgaaaaacaacatcagtaacgagcggggccgccgttactaacttcctgccagtaatgatgggtatcatcagctccgaccgttactgatgtaccatcatcgGTAACGGTCactgcgaccgttactgatgtaccaatcatcagtggcgggcggcccgaccgttactgatgataacGATTATCAGTGAAGGTCAcgtttccgcgcccgccactgcTGATAGGTACAGGTCGCTTTACctgatacattttcagtaattaaaaaaatattaaaaccacagaaagTGCATAGCATTtatacacagaaaatacacatcacatatttttggaatacacagaaaatacacagcacaTCACATGTATTtcgaattaaaaccacagccacatcatttaaaacatacaaatgtatataaagccacatcatttaaaacatataaagcatacaaatgtatctcacttcacaaCATTGATTACAacgtgtcaaaatttcatagcaaaatca
This is a stretch of genomic DNA from Brachypodium distachyon strain Bd21 chromosome 1, Brachypodium_distachyon_v3.0, whole genome shotgun sequence. It encodes these proteins:
- the LOC100835307 gene encoding E3 ubiquitin-protein ligase Praja-1 isoform X2, whose product is MEEDSGRSTTAVGVLRRSSGVSLRNQSNEERPHQYDNKPGNTAKLNPTKARWADNKDKPRNLRDPFHSAGSKAISASSSKAPVRKNYEEKLRRPFLVDLNKAESSNRRTDANRLQSSKKAVVEDDGHPYVQQIESEDSLSTSTTGDQPTELDPEVLDSSVSSGNSPHAVDSVVRNTALRTKSRRQKDKEEFSLCRPQTASTSVHQPTGPRNSAIGVKTSNGAGTGVQRRGIKNLGCTSISDVLPSGCSSSSSVHSKRAEATRKRTSDGESSSRSRGLSGQSSLSHSPSLYPGISGPRVRTFEQSASQQTTRTSNRIIRDSADSARSRRPFTQHARMRMPDETEHGVFALRETTTRVRQQDWAPFSLDEVPSQRSTRPFSMQLPHAIYSSSRQDSSNRTTRSSLSFRPEESSPQMFHGLLGEGDSYRRINMEGVAEVLLALDRIEQDDELTYEQLLVLETNLFLSGLGLHDQHRDMRMDIDNMSYEELLQLEDRIGSVSTALSEEQVAKCLDLHVYKEANSVLEVNRAVLDDIKCSICQEEYIEDEEVGRMKCEHQYHVCCIKEWLRQKNWCPICKASALCSDMDKADT
- the LOC100835307 gene encoding uncharacterized protein LOC100835307 isoform X1, whose protein sequence is MEEDSGRSTTAVGVLRRSSGVSLRNQSNEERPHQYDNKPGNTAKLNPTKARWADNKDKPRNLRDPFHSAGSKAISASSSKAPVRKNYEEKLRRPFLVDLNKAESSNRRTDANRLQSSKKAVVEDDGHPYVQQIESEDSLSTSTTGDQPTELDPEVLDSSVSSGNSPHAVDSVVRNTALRTKSRRQKDKEEFSLCRPQTASTSVHQPTGPRNSAIGVKTSNGAGTGVQRRGIKNLGCTSISDVLPSGCSSSSSVHSKRAEATRKRTSDGESSSRSRGLSGQSSLSHSPSLYPGISGPRVRTFEQSASQQTTRTSNRIIRDSADSARSRRPFTQHARMRMPDETEHGVFALRETTTRVRQQDWAPFSLDEVPSQRSTRPFSMQLPHAIYSSSRQDSSNRTTRSSLSFRPEESSPQMFHGLLGEGDSYRRINMEGVAEVACCVQVLLALDRIEQDDELTYEQLLVLETNLFLSGLGLHDQHRDMRMDIDNMSYEELLQLEDRIGSVSTALSEEQVAKCLDLHVYKEANSVLEVNRAVLDDIKCSICQEEYIEDEEVGRMKCEHQYHVCCIKEWLRQKNWCPICKASALCSDMDKADT